The proteins below are encoded in one region of Nonomuraea helvata:
- a CDS encoding SDR family NAD(P)-dependent oxidoreductase, which translates to MSDYLRELFSLDGRRALVTGGSSGIGYAIAEAIGRAGAEVVVVARRQAELDKAVTRLREHGVTASWISADLAGRDDIRRVCAAAGDIDILVNDAGNNIRKPMAELTVEDYERTIAVNLTAPYLLGQHFGPRMAARGWGRIINLGSQQSISAFGDSGAYGAAKAAIAGLTRSQAEAWSADGVCVNTIIPGFVLTPLTAPAQAIPGRVEALAARHMVRRNGVPEDFAGAAVFLAGDASAFVTGQMLFVDGGFSVH; encoded by the coding sequence ATGTCTGACTATCTGCGAGAGCTGTTCTCCCTCGACGGCCGGCGCGCCCTCGTGACCGGCGGCAGCTCCGGCATCGGGTACGCCATCGCCGAGGCGATCGGCAGGGCCGGGGCCGAGGTCGTGGTGGTGGCCCGAAGGCAGGCCGAGCTCGACAAGGCCGTCACCCGGCTGCGCGAGCACGGCGTCACCGCCTCGTGGATCAGCGCCGACCTCGCCGGCCGCGACGACATCCGGCGCGTGTGCGCCGCGGCCGGCGACATCGACATCCTCGTCAACGACGCCGGCAACAACATCCGCAAGCCCATGGCCGAGCTCACCGTCGAGGACTACGAGCGCACCATCGCCGTCAACCTCACCGCCCCCTACCTCCTTGGCCAGCACTTCGGCCCGCGCATGGCCGCCCGAGGCTGGGGCCGCATCATCAACCTCGGCTCCCAGCAGTCCATCAGCGCCTTCGGCGACAGCGGCGCGTACGGCGCCGCCAAGGCCGCCATCGCCGGCCTGACCCGCTCCCAGGCCGAGGCCTGGTCGGCCGACGGCGTGTGCGTCAACACGATCATCCCCGGCTTCGTCCTGACCCCGCTCACCGCGCCCGCCCAGGCCATCCCCGGCCGCGTCGAAGCGCTCGCCGCCCGCCACATGGTCAGACGCAACGGCGTGCCCGAGGACTTCGCGGGCGCGGCGGTGTTCCTGGCCGGCGACGCCTCCGCCTTCGTCACCGGCCAGATGCTCTTCGTGGACGGCGGCTTCTCCGTCCATTGA